Proteins from a single region of Dysosmobacter acutus:
- a CDS encoding ABC transporter permease: MKAIYKRELSSYFNSMIGYLCIAVMVAFIGVYFMAYNLFSGYPYFSYSLASTLFIFMVIVPILTMRSMAEERHSRTDQLLLTAPVSVTEVVMGKYLAMLTVYLIPVLISCLCPLIIAMNGTAYLKADYSAVLAFFLYGAVEIAVGLFISALTESQIIAAVGTFGALLVLYLWDGLIDYLPTTASGSLIGLLVILILVCLLLQSLSGSHKVSGSVLALGAAAIVGFYLKDSSAFASLLPNALGKFSLSGVFTNFVNNQVFDVAGLAMYVSVAALMVFLTVQVVQKRRWS; the protein is encoded by the coding sequence GTGAAAGCCATCTACAAGCGGGAGCTGAGCTCCTATTTCAACTCCATGATCGGCTACCTCTGCATCGCGGTGATGGTGGCCTTTATCGGCGTCTATTTCATGGCCTACAATCTCTTTTCCGGCTACCCTTATTTCTCCTACTCCCTGGCCTCTACGCTGTTTATCTTCATGGTCATTGTGCCCATACTGACCATGCGCTCCATGGCGGAGGAGCGCCACAGCCGTACGGACCAGCTGCTTTTGACCGCGCCGGTCAGCGTGACGGAGGTGGTGATGGGCAAGTATCTTGCCATGCTCACCGTGTACCTGATCCCCGTGCTGATCTCCTGTCTGTGTCCGCTGATCATCGCCATGAACGGCACGGCTTATCTGAAGGCGGACTACAGCGCGGTGCTTGCCTTCTTCCTCTACGGCGCAGTGGAGATTGCGGTGGGTCTGTTCATCTCCGCCCTGACGGAGAGTCAGATCATCGCCGCCGTGGGAACCTTCGGCGCGCTGCTGGTGCTGTATTTGTGGGACGGGCTGATCGACTATCTTCCCACCACCGCCTCCGGGTCCCTCATAGGTCTTCTTGTGATCCTGATTTTGGTTTGTCTGCTGCTTCAGTCCCTGTCCGGCAGCCACAAGGTGTCCGGTTCCGTGCTGGCGCTTGGGGCCGCGGCCATTGTGGGCTTTTATCTGAAGGACTCCTCCGCGTTTGCGTCGCTGCTGCCCAACGCCCTGGGGAAGTTCAGCCTGAGCGGGGTTTTCACCAATTTTGTCAACAACCAGGTCTTTGACGTGGCGGGCCTTGCCATGTATGTCTCCGTTGCGGCGCTGATGGTCTTCCTGACGGTTCAGGTGGTCCAGAAGCGGCGCTGGAGCTGA
- a CDS encoding 4Fe-4S dicluster domain-containing protein, translating to MRGIHSAVDDIRRKVFTEVARLAYEGGDYSRIDLIPYKIVPGEVGKFRHNIFLERAIVTERLRLACGLPLRPASVHSPASDGIEEAALPEKYYEPPLINIISFACNACPPKEIRISNNCQGCMSHPCQAVCPKDAVIIGKDNRCSIDQDKCIKCGKCQRQCPYNAISKLERPCAAACGMDAIGSDEYGHARIDYDKCVSCGMCLVNCPFAAIADKSQIFQLIHAIKSGAEVVACVAPAFVGQFGPDATPAKLKEAMRILGFSETVEVAIGADLCTIEEANDFLENVPANQPFMGTSCCPAWSVMAKKLFPEFKDYISMALTPMVLTARLVKRRKPNAKIVFVGPCAAKKLEASRQSVRSYVDFVLTFEELRGMFDAKGIDFTQIAGDPEEEFTDGTGSGRGFAVGGGVAQAVKDAIHRIDPEREVKIDYGDGLKECRKMLMLAKAGKRDGYLLEGMGCPGGCVAGAGTITPVASAALNVRSYKEQAGEQNSLDSKYAARLKEYEKFESPQ from the coding sequence GTGAGAGGTATTCACAGCGCGGTGGATGACATCCGCCGAAAGGTTTTCACAGAGGTCGCCCGCCTGGCCTACGAGGGCGGGGACTATTCCCGGATTGACCTGATCCCCTATAAAATTGTTCCCGGCGAGGTGGGAAAGTTCCGCCACAACATCTTTCTGGAGCGTGCCATAGTCACCGAGCGGCTGCGGCTGGCCTGCGGGCTTCCCCTGCGCCCGGCCAGCGTCCACTCTCCGGCCAGCGACGGCATTGAGGAGGCCGCACTGCCGGAGAAGTACTATGAGCCGCCCCTCATCAACATCATCTCCTTTGCCTGCAACGCCTGCCCGCCCAAGGAAATCCGCATCTCCAACAACTGTCAGGGCTGTATGTCCCACCCCTGTCAGGCGGTTTGCCCCAAAGATGCCGTGATCATCGGCAAAGACAACAGGTGCTCCATCGACCAGGACAAGTGCATCAAGTGCGGCAAGTGCCAGCGCCAGTGCCCTTACAACGCCATCAGCAAGTTGGAGCGGCCCTGCGCCGCGGCCTGCGGTATGGACGCCATCGGCTCCGACGAGTACGGCCACGCCAGGATCGACTACGACAAATGCGTCTCCTGCGGCATGTGCCTGGTGAACTGCCCCTTTGCAGCCATTGCAGACAAGAGCCAGATTTTCCAGCTGATCCACGCCATCAAATCCGGCGCCGAGGTGGTGGCCTGTGTGGCGCCCGCCTTTGTGGGCCAGTTCGGTCCTGATGCCACTCCCGCCAAGCTGAAGGAGGCCATGCGCATCCTGGGCTTTTCCGAGACGGTGGAGGTGGCCATCGGCGCGGACCTGTGCACCATTGAGGAGGCCAACGACTTTTTGGAAAACGTACCCGCCAACCAGCCATTTATGGGTACCTCCTGCTGCCCGGCGTGGAGCGTGATGGCAAAAAAGCTGTTCCCCGAATTTAAGGACTACATCTCCATGGCTCTGACGCCCATGGTGCTTACCGCGCGGCTGGTCAAGCGCCGCAAGCCCAATGCCAAGATCGTCTTTGTGGGCCCCTGCGCGGCCAAAAAATTAGAGGCCTCCCGCCAGAGCGTCCGGTCCTACGTGGATTTTGTGCTGACCTTTGAGGAGCTCCGGGGCATGTTCGACGCCAAGGGCATTGACTTTACGCAGATTGCGGGCGATCCCGAGGAGGAGTTTACTGACGGCACCGGCTCCGGACGCGGCTTTGCCGTGGGCGGCGGCGTGGCCCAGGCGGTGAAGGACGCCATCCACCGGATCGACCCGGAGCGGGAGGTCAAGATCGACTATGGCGACGGCCTGAAGGAGTGCCGGAAGATGCTGATGCTGGCCAAGGCCGGCAAGCGGGACGGCTATCTGCTGGAAGGCATGGGCTGCCCCGGAGGCTGCGTGGCCGGAGCCGGCACCATCACCCCCGTGGCCTCTGCCGCGCTCAACGTCCGCTCCTACAAGGAGCAGGCGGGTGAACAAAACTCACTGGACAGCAAGTATGCAGCCCGGCTGAAGGAATACGAGAAATTTGAATCCCCCCAATAG
- a CDS encoding sensor histidine kinase, which yields MKRQNNMIRKLRVKFVAICMALVTLVLGAVFFSVVSATGQNIRANTMEVLERVIGQEGSVGRPSAGGPTVQMPYFTVAVMGSTAYITGGTYSDLENTTELQEIITIALRGGASTGVVAKYSLRYLIEDNGLYQRMAFADMSIERSIMEDLLRSSFQIGIAAFLVLFAVSCLLAWWATRPVEQAMRQQRQFLSDASHELKTPLTVILSNAEMLSAAHLEERSARWADNIHSEAGQMKTLVEEMLTLARSDNMGRTAILTEQDLSALVTDCSLSFEPVAFEHGKQLEWESVPGTRVLGDGDQLRRLVGVLLDNAVKYGAPGAPIRVSLSRDDKRARLEVSNQGPVIPPEQLRRLFERFYRADDSRGEKSGFGLGLPIAAAIAAEHKGTIRAESDQRSTRFIVSIPLKK from the coding sequence ATGAAGCGTCAGAACAATATGATCCGCAAGCTCCGGGTCAAATTTGTGGCCATCTGTATGGCCCTTGTGACACTGGTTCTGGGGGCGGTCTTTTTCTCCGTGGTCTCCGCCACGGGGCAGAATATCCGTGCCAACACCATGGAGGTACTGGAGCGGGTGATCGGCCAGGAGGGCAGCGTGGGCCGCCCCTCCGCCGGCGGGCCCACGGTGCAGATGCCCTATTTTACCGTGGCCGTCATGGGCTCCACCGCCTATATCACCGGCGGCACCTACAGCGACCTTGAGAATACCACCGAGCTCCAGGAGATCATCACCATCGCCCTGCGCGGCGGCGCCTCCACAGGCGTGGTGGCCAAGTACTCCCTCCGCTATCTCATTGAGGACAACGGACTCTATCAGCGCATGGCCTTTGCGGACATGTCCATTGAACGGAGCATCATGGAGGACCTGCTCCGCTCCTCCTTCCAGATCGGAATTGCCGCTTTTCTGGTGCTCTTTGCCGTCAGCTGCCTGCTGGCCTGGTGGGCCACCCGGCCGGTGGAGCAGGCCATGCGACAGCAAAGGCAGTTCCTCTCCGACGCCTCCCATGAGCTGAAGACGCCTCTGACGGTGATCCTCTCCAACGCGGAAATGCTCTCCGCCGCCCACCTGGAGGAGCGAAGCGCCCGGTGGGCCGACAACATCCATTCCGAGGCCGGACAGATGAAAACGCTGGTGGAGGAGATGCTGACGCTGGCCCGGTCGGACAATATGGGCCGCACCGCGATCCTCACGGAGCAGGACCTGTCCGCGCTGGTGACGGACTGCTCGCTCTCCTTTGAGCCGGTGGCCTTTGAGCATGGCAAGCAGCTGGAGTGGGAGAGCGTGCCGGGGACCAGGGTCCTTGGGGACGGGGACCAGCTGCGCCGTCTGGTGGGAGTACTGTTAGACAATGCGGTGAAGTATGGAGCGCCGGGCGCGCCGATCCGCGTCTCACTGAGCCGGGACGACAAGCGGGCGCGGCTGGAGGTCTCCAACCAGGGACCGGTCATTCCACCGGAGCAGCTGAGGCGGCTCTTTGAGCGGTTTTACCGGGCCGATGACTCCCGGGGAGAGAAGTCCGGCTTCGGACTGGGGCTGCCCATTGCCGCAGCCATTGCCGCCGAGCACAAGGGAACCATACGGGCGGAAAGCGACCAACGCTCCACCCGATTCATTGTATCGATTCCACTGAAGAAGTGA
- a CDS encoding DUF4340 domain-containing protein, whose protein sequence is MRQKKTLMALAAVLIVLAALTWLLRSCNAKEEQRRQEEQQNLADTRVLETEEDQTYSAISYDNGQVNLSFARDEADKWYWVDDPDFPLNGYYLDRISQLVIDLHPMQTITEGDTMEAYGLEEPAASLKAAAAGGEETVLLFGKTTSDGSYYMKTSDSDTVYVVSDELRESMNKGIYDMAEIPDIPTFTGANLRSVRVESPAQDLTLSVEAEDGDEASWIFGDTDMTDHETVSALADELAGLRFTACVDYRPTDEAVALCGLGSPQVTITVYYVPDGGSETTFKMSVGNAAADGNGYYARMEGDTTIYSVAKDSVQALLSIAQSGLPA, encoded by the coding sequence ATGAGACAGAAAAAGACGCTGATGGCCCTGGCCGCCGTATTGATTGTGCTGGCGGCATTGACATGGCTTCTCCGCTCCTGCAACGCAAAGGAGGAACAGCGCCGGCAGGAGGAGCAGCAGAACCTGGCCGACACCCGGGTGCTGGAGACCGAGGAGGACCAGACCTACAGCGCCATTTCCTACGACAACGGACAGGTAAACCTGTCCTTTGCCAGGGACGAGGCGGACAAGTGGTACTGGGTGGACGATCCGGACTTTCCCCTGAACGGATACTACCTGGACAGGATATCCCAGCTTGTCATCGATCTGCACCCCATGCAGACCATCACGGAGGGAGACACCATGGAGGCCTACGGCCTGGAGGAGCCCGCCGCATCGCTGAAGGCCGCGGCGGCCGGCGGAGAGGAGACGGTGCTGCTCTTCGGCAAGACCACCTCCGATGGGTCCTATTATATGAAGACATCGGACTCCGACACCGTGTACGTGGTGTCCGACGAACTGCGTGAGAGTATGAACAAAGGCATCTACGACATGGCGGAAATCCCGGATATCCCCACCTTCACCGGCGCGAACCTGCGCTCCGTGCGTGTGGAGAGCCCCGCCCAGGACCTGACGCTCTCCGTGGAGGCGGAGGACGGGGATGAGGCGTCCTGGATTTTCGGCGACACCGACATGACGGATCATGAGACGGTGAGCGCCCTGGCCGATGAGCTGGCCGGCCTTCGATTCACGGCCTGCGTGGACTACCGGCCCACCGATGAGGCGGTGGCGCTGTGCGGCCTGGGCAGCCCGCAGGTGACTATAACGGTTTACTATGTGCCCGACGGCGGCTCTGAGACCACGTTTAAGATGTCGGTGGGCAACGCCGCTGCCGACGGCAATGGCTACTACGCCCGGATGGAGGGCGACACCACCATCTACAGCGTGGCCAAGGATTCGGTGCAGGCGCTGCTGTCCATAGCCCAGAGCGGCCTGCCCGCCTGA
- a CDS encoding response regulator transcription factor yields the protein MRILIVEDEVRLAATLEDIVDMAGYTADVCHDGESGLDNALSGIYDVILLDVMLPRLSGFDVLRRMRAEGDKTPVLMLTARSDTADKVEGLDAGADYYLTKPFEPRELLACIRALCRRQPELREEGVLTCGDLKLEQSSFSLLCGAQSIRLSRKEYDIMELLMQNQKLVVPKEKLLLKVWGYESEAEDNNVEVYISFLRRKLTHLGSGVRIKTIRMVGYCLETGE from the coding sequence ATGCGTATCCTGATTGTGGAAGATGAAGTCCGCCTTGCGGCCACACTTGAGGACATTGTGGATATGGCCGGCTATACCGCCGACGTCTGTCACGACGGGGAGTCGGGGCTGGACAACGCGCTCTCCGGCATTTACGATGTGATTTTGCTGGATGTGATGCTGCCAAGGCTGAGCGGGTTCGACGTACTGCGGCGCATGCGCGCAGAGGGGGACAAGACACCGGTCTTGATGCTCACCGCCCGGTCCGACACGGCCGACAAGGTGGAGGGCCTGGACGCGGGGGCGGACTACTATCTCACCAAGCCCTTTGAGCCAAGGGAGCTGCTGGCCTGCATCCGGGCGCTTTGCCGCCGTCAGCCGGAGCTGCGGGAGGAGGGCGTTTTGACCTGCGGCGATCTGAAACTTGAGCAGTCCTCCTTTTCCCTGCTGTGCGGCGCACAGTCCATCCGCCTCTCCCGGAAGGAGTATGACATCATGGAGCTGCTGATGCAGAATCAGAAGCTGGTGGTGCCCAAGGAGAAGCTGCTGCTGAAGGTCTGGGGCTATGAGTCTGAGGCTGAGGACAACAACGTGGAGGTCTACATCTCCTTTTTGCGCCGCAAGCTGACCCATCTGGGCTCCGGCGTGAGGATCAAGACCATCCGAATGGTGGGCTATTGCCTGGAGACTGGGGAATGA
- a CDS encoding SDR family oxidoreductase, whose amino-acid sequence MGKLDGKIAIVTGAAQGIGNGSAKVLAKHGATVILLDFAESVTAAAEEIRQMGLKADSRRVDVSKLEDVQKVVDDIVAQYGRIDILHNNAGVNRRVKFEDMDVKTLNFIFGVNIYGVWNMSKAVYPYMLKAGYGRIINTSSVTGTKVVDEGQTTYSMTKGAVSALTRALAYEAGPHGITVNAVLPGWVRTPKIEQVAADNRPEDPESAMRDMASFIPLKRLCNIEEIGDLVAFLASDDAKYITGTEVVIDGGSTLPETFNILHA is encoded by the coding sequence ATGGGTAAACTGGATGGAAAAATCGCGATTGTAACCGGCGCGGCCCAGGGTATCGGCAACGGCAGCGCCAAGGTACTGGCCAAACACGGCGCCACCGTCATCCTGCTGGATTTCGCGGAGTCCGTAACCGCCGCCGCGGAGGAGATCCGGCAGATGGGCCTGAAGGCCGACAGCCGCCGGGTGGACGTCAGCAAGTTAGAGGATGTGCAGAAGGTTGTGGACGACATTGTCGCCCAGTACGGCAGGATCGATATCCTGCACAACAACGCCGGCGTCAACCGCCGCGTCAAGTTCGAGGACATGGACGTGAAGACCCTCAACTTCATCTTCGGCGTCAACATCTACGGCGTGTGGAACATGTCCAAGGCCGTGTATCCCTATATGCTGAAGGCCGGCTACGGCCGCATCATCAACACCTCCTCCGTCACCGGCACGAAAGTGGTGGATGAGGGGCAGACCACCTATTCCATGACCAAGGGCGCCGTTTCCGCCCTGACCCGCGCCCTGGCCTATGAGGCCGGCCCCCACGGCATCACCGTCAACGCGGTGCTCCCCGGCTGGGTCCGCACCCCCAAGATTGAGCAGGTTGCTGCCGACAACCGCCCCGAGGATCCTGAGAGCGCCATGCGGGATATGGCGTCCTTCATTCCTCTCAAGCGCCTTTGCAACATTGAGGAGATCGGCGATCTGGTGGCCTTCCTGGCCTCTGACGACGCCAAGTACATCACCGGCACCGAAGTGGTCATCGACGGCGGCAGCACCCTGCCCGAGACCTTTAACATTCTCCACGCGTAA
- a CDS encoding PLP-dependent aminotransferase family protein encodes MGEYGEKRTDAISISWKPDRQSKIPLYSQIVSYFSEKISSGDWVSGQVLPSQRKLSELFGVNRSTIVEAMDELASLGMIESGFGGGTRIANDSWSLLMQDKAPDWQSYIRAGGFRANVPTVQIINHLEFEDGITRLSTGELSPDLVQMDLTRKVLNSLSTRNLFMNYPDPLGMPGLRAALQTHLRQIGIEAPLSCILIVSGALQALQLISTGIVQAKSTVYVESPSYLGSLNIFQSVGAELQGVPLDASGILPWMIREPQSNGRHSLLYTIPTFQNPTGCVMPVSRRREVLKYCKENHMPVIEDDVFRDLWLDEMPPPPIKALDQSGSVVYIGSLSKCFSPGLRLGWLVGPESVVQRLADVKMQMDYGVSVLTQQVVEELFRSGLYYTGVNTIRQQLRERRDLMMYLLEKYFADLAEWNRPAGGFFIWIKLKNRVSAEQLFNRALKEGLLILPGSVYDMGYSSSLRLTYGYLSAEEMELGMRRLAEILRAMGRG; translated from the coding sequence ATGGGAGAGTACGGAGAGAAGAGAACAGACGCCATCTCCATCAGCTGGAAGCCGGACCGGCAGTCCAAAATCCCTTTATACAGCCAGATTGTAAGCTATTTCAGCGAGAAGATTTCCTCCGGCGACTGGGTGAGCGGCCAGGTGCTCCCCTCCCAAAGAAAGCTCTCCGAACTGTTTGGGGTCAACCGCAGCACCATTGTGGAGGCCATGGACGAATTGGCTTCTCTTGGAATGATCGAAAGCGGCTTTGGCGGCGGGACCCGCATTGCCAACGACAGCTGGTCACTGCTGATGCAGGACAAGGCGCCGGACTGGCAGAGCTATATCAGGGCCGGAGGCTTTCGCGCCAACGTGCCCACGGTACAGATCATCAACCACCTTGAGTTTGAAGACGGGATCACCCGTCTGAGCACCGGCGAGCTGTCGCCGGACCTGGTGCAGATGGATTTGACCCGCAAGGTGCTGAACAGCCTCTCAACACGAAACCTCTTTATGAACTACCCGGACCCGCTGGGCATGCCGGGGCTGCGCGCCGCGCTGCAGACCCACCTGCGCCAGATCGGGATTGAGGCGCCGCTGTCCTGCATTCTGATCGTCTCCGGCGCGCTCCAGGCCCTGCAGCTTATTTCCACGGGTATTGTCCAGGCCAAGTCCACGGTCTATGTGGAGTCGCCGTCCTACCTTGGGTCGCTGAATATCTTTCAGTCCGTGGGGGCGGAGCTTCAGGGAGTGCCTCTGGATGCCAGCGGCATACTGCCTTGGATGATCCGGGAGCCCCAGTCCAACGGCCGACACTCTCTGCTCTACACCATCCCCACCTTTCAAAACCCCACCGGCTGCGTGATGCCGGTGAGCCGCCGCAGGGAGGTCCTCAAATACTGCAAGGAAAACCACATGCCCGTGATCGAGGACGATGTGTTCCGTGATCTGTGGCTGGACGAGATGCCGCCCCCTCCCATCAAAGCCCTTGACCAGAGCGGCAGCGTGGTGTATATCGGAAGCCTGTCCAAGTGCTTTTCACCTGGGCTGCGGCTTGGATGGCTGGTGGGTCCGGAATCGGTGGTTCAGCGGCTGGCCGATGTGAAAATGCAGATGGATTACGGCGTCAGCGTGCTGACCCAGCAGGTGGTGGAGGAGCTTTTCCGGAGCGGCCTTTACTATACGGGGGTCAATACCATTCGCCAGCAGCTCAGGGAGCGCCGGGACCTGATGATGTACCTGCTGGAGAAGTACTTCGCCGACCTGGCGGAGTGGAATCGTCCCGCGGGTGGGTTCTTCATCTGGATCAAGCTGAAAAACCGGGTGTCGGCGGAGCAGCTTTTCAACCGGGCGCTGAAGGAGGGGCTGCTGATTCTGCCCGGCAGCGTATACGACATGGGATATTCCTCTTCCCTCCGCCTGACCTATGGATATCTTTCGGCCGAGGAGATGGAACTGGGAATGCGCCGCCTTGCGGAGATTCTCCGGGCCATGGGCCGGGGCTGA
- a CDS encoding Gldg family protein translates to MNIRKKESRASRRGAFSAGAAALAVAVVVAFNLLVAQIPTRYTQLDLSPNNIYRITDTSVEYMAALSEDVSIHVLANKDAMDQRIVRFLDQYKELSDRLSVEYTNPTTYPSVLSAYGAEANTIVVACEATGRQETIAIDDLIEYDIYTYMMSGERNETAFDCEGQLTSAVDLVVSESSRRAYAINDHAEQSLSASVEDLMKKSHFSVEEVNVLMDGVPEDCDLLICNGPASDLADDEAELILSYLSGGGQLIYLMGADLTEMPNWNRVLSQYGISPTTGLIADTQRYYQNNPYVIFPEIDLTVDAAHSLTGDSTVLLFSSRGMTLTDPARDTIAVSSFLTTSDHGVNVVDDSDQTEGTYVLGAVATEETGGGTARLTVFGCSNMISGQITGSFTNIANLDLFMNAATVGFDDITNLSIEPVSLQVSSNTITTGGIWSVLFVFVVPLAVVAVGFVHWMRRRKL, encoded by the coding sequence ATGAACATCCGGAAAAAAGAGAGCCGGGCCTCCCGGCGCGGGGCATTTTCCGCCGGCGCGGCCGCGCTGGCCGTGGCGGTGGTGGTTGCCTTTAATCTGCTGGTGGCTCAGATTCCCACACGCTACACCCAGCTGGACCTCTCGCCCAACAACATCTACCGTATCACCGACACCTCCGTGGAGTACATGGCGGCCTTAAGTGAGGACGTGTCCATCCATGTGCTGGCCAACAAGGACGCCATGGACCAGCGTATCGTCCGGTTTTTGGATCAGTACAAGGAGCTCAGCGACCGCCTGAGCGTGGAGTACACCAACCCCACCACCTACCCCTCCGTGCTCTCCGCCTACGGCGCGGAGGCCAACACCATCGTGGTGGCCTGTGAGGCCACCGGGCGGCAGGAAACCATTGCCATTGACGATCTGATCGAGTATGATATCTATACCTACATGATGAGCGGCGAGCGGAACGAAACCGCCTTTGACTGCGAGGGCCAGCTGACCTCCGCGGTGGATCTGGTGGTCTCCGAGTCCTCCCGAAGGGCCTATGCCATCAACGACCACGCCGAGCAGAGTCTGTCCGCCTCGGTGGAGGATCTGATGAAAAAGAGCCATTTCAGCGTGGAGGAGGTCAATGTGCTGATGGACGGCGTGCCGGAGGACTGCGACCTGCTGATCTGCAACGGACCGGCGTCCGATCTGGCCGACGATGAGGCCGAGCTGATCCTCAGCTACCTATCCGGCGGCGGGCAGCTGATCTACCTGATGGGCGCGGACCTGACGGAGATGCCCAACTGGAACAGGGTTCTTTCCCAATACGGCATCTCCCCCACCACCGGCTTGATCGCCGATACCCAGCGCTACTATCAGAATAACCCCTATGTGATCTTTCCGGAAATCGACCTGACCGTGGATGCGGCCCACAGCCTCACCGGCGATTCCACGGTGCTGCTTTTCTCCTCCCGGGGCATGACGCTCACCGATCCGGCCCGGGATACCATCGCAGTCTCCTCCTTCCTGACCACCTCCGACCACGGCGTCAACGTGGTGGATGATTCGGATCAGACGGAGGGCACCTACGTGCTGGGCGCCGTGGCCACCGAGGAGACCGGGGGCGGTACCGCCCGGCTGACCGTGTTCGGCTGCAGCAATATGATCAGCGGGCAGATCACGGGGAGCTTCACCAACATCGCCAACCTGGACCTCTTCATGAACGCGGCCACCGTGGGCTTCGACGACATCACCAACCTCTCCATTGAACCGGTGAGCCTCCAGGTGTCCAGCAACACCATCACCACCGGCGGAATCTGGAGCGTGCTGTTCGTCTTCGTGGTGCCGCTGGCGGTGGTAGCGGTGGGCTTTGTGCATTGGATGCGCCGCCGGAAACTTTAG
- a CDS encoding ABC transporter ATP-binding protein yields MIEVRNLVKRYGDHCAVDHLSFTVADGQIYGFLGPNGAGKSTTMNIMTGYLAATEGEVLIEGHNILEEPEAARRCIGYLPEIPPVYPEMTVREYLRFCAQLKKIPRAEQENQIAQVVALTHLEEVTGRLIRNLSKGYRQRVGLGQAILGFPKIIILDEPTVGLDPKQIIEIRDLIRRLAREHTVILSSHILSEVRAVCDHILIIHKGKLVACDTPENLEEHLSGAHTVDLEAKGGREQVEEILNGIPGVTGKTVSPKTESTVAVELTAAGDVREQLFRAFAAADCPLIELTPRIASLEEVFLELTRGGREEDGDAEEAAGRVPDEEGGDQA; encoded by the coding sequence TTGATTGAAGTCAGGAATCTGGTAAAGCGATATGGGGACCACTGCGCGGTGGACCATTTGAGCTTTACGGTGGCCGACGGACAGATTTACGGCTTTTTGGGACCCAACGGAGCCGGAAAATCCACCACTATGAACATCATGACCGGCTACCTGGCCGCCACTGAGGGCGAGGTGCTCATCGAGGGGCACAACATCCTGGAGGAGCCGGAGGCGGCCCGGCGCTGCATTGGGTACCTGCCGGAAATTCCTCCGGTGTATCCGGAGATGACGGTGCGGGAGTACCTGCGCTTTTGCGCCCAGCTGAAAAAGATCCCCAGGGCGGAGCAGGAGAACCAGATTGCCCAGGTGGTGGCGCTGACCCATCTGGAGGAGGTGACGGGGCGGCTGATCCGGAACCTCTCCAAGGGCTACCGCCAGCGCGTGGGCCTTGGACAGGCCATTTTGGGCTTTCCTAAGATCATCATCTTAGATGAGCCCACGGTGGGCCTGGACCCCAAGCAGATCATCGAAATCCGGGACCTGATCCGCCGCCTGGCCCGGGAGCACACAGTGATCCTCTCCTCCCATATCCTCTCGGAGGTGCGGGCCGTGTGCGATCACATCCTCATCATCCACAAGGGGAAATTGGTGGCCTGCGACACGCCGGAAAACCTGGAGGAGCACCTGTCCGGCGCCCACACGGTGGACCTGGAGGCCAAGGGAGGCCGTGAGCAGGTGGAGGAAATCCTGAATGGGATTCCCGGAGTGACCGGAAAGACGGTGTCGCCCAAGACGGAGTCCACCGTGGCGGTGGAGCTCACCGCCGCCGGGGACGTGCGGGAGCAGCTGTTCCGCGCCTTTGCGGCGGCGGACTGCCCCCTGATAGAGCTGACGCCCCGCATTGCCTCGCTGGAGGAGGTGTTCCTTGAGCTGACCCGTGGCGGCCGGGAGGAGGACGGGGACGCTGAGGAAGCGGCGGGCCGCGTACCGGATGAGGAAGGAGGAGACCAGGCGTGA